The Strix uralensis isolate ZFMK-TIS-50842 chromosome 4, bStrUra1, whole genome shotgun sequence genomic interval TCACATACTGAATAATGGAAGAATTGAAAATACGGTGAGTTAGGGCCCCTGCCAGCTCCCTTTAGGGTCAGCGGGGCGAGATGCTTGCTTAAGCAGAGCTGCAGACCCTGTGCACTGGGATCTAGGCAGCATACACACAGGTGTGCTTCGTGTTCTTGAGCTGGGAGCGCCAGAGCTGCCTTCTGCTCCCTGTCAGGGCTTGAAGCCCTTCTGAAGCCCTTCTAAATGCTCAGCTGAGATCAGCTGTTGAGGCAGCCACATCCTGGAAGCTAAGCTGGCTTCTGTCTCTTGCTCCCTGTCACCTTCTGTGCAAAAGCCCAGTTACCCTGGCTACAGGGAGCACTGCAGAGGGAGCCTGACACACAGCGAGCCGGAGGAGAGCCCTGCCAAGGATCCTGCTTCCATCAGCTCATGAGCCCAGAGAGCTGTACCTGCAGGAACTGGGTCACTACAGGGAGATGGGGCTGGAGTCAGGTGGCACCTCAGCTTACAAACTGTAAATGATCTCTGCTTGGTGCACTTAGATAACTCTGGCTATTGCCTGATTCATCAGGCATCAGAGTCCCTTGGAGGGGAGGGTGGAAATTGTTACAGCAATATGTCTGCTGTAGTGGCTGTCCCTCATTTGTCTTGGTAGAATGATGTGATCTGAGCTCCTCTACCAGCATGTAGGTCATagtgtttattttaagaaagacttggttatttttgttatatttaatgCCTTGTGTATTTATTTCCCTCTCATTTCCACCTCCAAcctgtttaataaataaaatctgtcctACGTGAAGTCACTGACACATTTATTTAAATTGAGGTTCTTTTTCAGGGCAGAATTTGACAGGCTGTATAAAGCATAAAAcgttctgatctttttttttttttcccctaagaaatgcagttctttcctcctgcttccaCTTTTGCATTTCAGATTGCTTCTCAGAGTAGTTTGAAAAACTTGGTAATTTGAATAATTATAAAAGGATCAGATAAAATACCAATTAAGGAAGAGGCAAAGGTTCAACCACTGTTAAAAGCTGTTAGTTCTTTCCTATTCATCTGTCTGTTCCATGCAGTCTCACCTATGTTCACTAGGTACAGGACTGTAGGCATTTATACCTTTTTTCTTAGCTTTGAATTTTTGTTGCTATTTACAGAAACACAAGAGTGTTAAAAAGAGTTTCAGAATACCCACTTGTTATTTTGGCCATATAAATTGTCATGGAGGCTTAAAAACTGCACAAATTAACTGACTTGTACATACGTTGATGTGTGTGAGGTGCAAGACTATAGACACGAGTGAAATCGGAATTTACACTCACGACCCTGCCTGCTACTGACTATTTCAGGGCCAAGTTGGATTCAGGGGCAGCaaccaatgctgtttaatatttttttctcctctgggtTTGTGTGATGGGTCTTTGGGCCTGATGACTCATTAACAGCTGTGTTAAATAACTAATGCGAGGTGACTGTGCTGACCCCAGTCTCcaacctctgctgctgctgatctATGCCTCATTCctaattttaaattactgtgacatgtaaatattttgtcaGCCTCTTGTACTTTGAAGCACTTGCCAAGCGTTCTCTCTGGCCTTTGAGCCCAATGACTGTCATGGTGTGGTGGGTAAAGACATGGGACAGCCACCACCTGTTTACAGCCTGTGCTTGAAGCAGCCATGCACTTGGAGCCAACCATTACCACTGCTGATCTGACCCTGGTGACATGTTCTGTGAATCCAGCCCCCTGTGCTATTCCAAAATTCTTCAGGAATTCTTCAATAAGTGTATTTCATTTCAGGTACACAGTGAAGATGAAACCCAGCTTTCCTCTGTGTGCTCTTGTGCGGAGCGCACAgctactctgcctgcctttactgCAGGCTGATACACTTGTGTTGCTTTCCCTTGTGCAACACCTTTCCCCCAGCAGCAGTATCTGAACGTGTTCAGTAAAAGCTTTCCCATTCTTGTACAACCCAGCTAGGACTGCTGAGCAGTTCCTCTGTTGATGTATTTAGTGCATGTGTTCAAATTCCTCACCCAGGAGCCAGTGGTGTGGGCTGCTCCAAACCCAAGCTCCAGCTACCCAACACCCAACTGACCTGAGGTACATGGATTTATTTCTTACTTGAccaaaaggaaaaccaaaggaCATCGTGAAGTCTGCACCTTCCACACATAGTATAGAATACATTTCTATATGCTGTATTTTCAAGGCATTCAccttgagaaattaaaaaaagataatgatGGAGATAAACCTGTAAGACAATGCAGCTACTGCTGTATTAAAGAAGGCTGAACAGCCCTTAAAGTGACAGTCTGAGGAAGACATGATGTGTACCAtctagggaaaaaacaaaccagttttcTCAATAATGGGTTTTAGCTATTTTTGGGTTTACTTTTTTTAACTTAGCAACCAAAGGGGATGTACACCATAAATTACATCTCTAAGGTAGCCTGTGTTTCTCATGACAGGCTGATTCTCTGGGAAATAAGTAACTGTtagattacattaaaataaaaaaagtaaaaaaaaagcttactgCTTCAAAGTAAGATATTCAGAATCTCAAAGTAAAACCACAGTTTTGGTTCAGATCACTTCCACATTATGAAATAGTCTTTACATACAAAATCATAGTACTTTTAACCCACCATGGACCCAGGACCTGGATAAATAATATATAGAGTGGCTGATTCTGACTGATTCTCTTCAATCTCTCACAGAATAGGCCCGGCACAGGAGGCTCAAGGACAGCTTCCTCACAGAGCACACCACAGCGCTGCAACGTGGGAGTGACAGAGCTTCTTAACCAAGCAGCTGTAATGATTTACCTACACTGGACCTTTACCTTAACCTTGTTCCTGGAAGTTTCATGTGAAACACTCCTTAGAAATAAAGGGTCAGCATTATCATTACAGAAAATTTCAACCCAGATGGCTAATGTTTGCCAACATTCTGATGCACAACAGAAAAATGTGGTCTCAAAAGGGAAAGCAATAATCATCTTTACTGACGATTGTACTGGAATGGAATGCATGCTCAGAGAAGCTGCTTTAGAGAGCCTTCTGTCTATTGAGAACACAGAAACACATTCTTGTGGTGCAAAGCTACCCCTCCTGTCTCACAAACTAACGTGTGAGTGAACTTCAGTTTAAAGGAATAAGCAACATGCTCAAAAAACAGGTCTGGTTACTTCTCGCTcaatgagagagaagaaaaaaaagcctcactgatatcttgatttttttaatgactaagTGTAACAAAACCAAGCAACCATGTAACAAGATAATTGTACACATATATTCAGTAACTTCAGAGGTGTTAGTCTATAACTAGATCACGTGAACTGACCTCAATACTTGTTCCCTCCTTAACTCTTCCTTGCCCTTTCACATGAAAGATTCATATGCAGTGCAGCTCCAAGCCACTGCTCAAAGgcagtagaaatattttcattacctTCAGTAGGAAATGTCATAGGCCAGGCATTGAAATAAAAGGCCTTTCTGGCCTCTGTTTTAACTTCCTGTACCTCAGTGTTTGCTTTCACTGATCAGAATACCCTTTCTGACTATcagattaggattttttttttactagcaggAATCTTCTGAGAGTtcacatatttttccttttgacatgACTGCGTATTTCAAAGGCTCTTAATTGATTCAGATGTAAGATTTATATGATCCAAGGTGTGCAACAAATTTACAATCTAATCATTTGATAGTGCAAATACAAAACTGGCAATTAACTGGACCAAAAAAGTTTTCTTACAGGACAACTCTGTTCAATCCTTACTATTTCAGAAGGACGCCTTGGTAAATCCTGCTCAAAAAACCACATTATCTGTTTTGTGTTAATACATTGATCCCATGAAGGAGAGCAAATTTTTATAATTCATTGTGTTGAAGACCTTGAGAGATTCTGCTGGATAAGTCTTGCAAGTGCTTCTTTACctaggaggaaaacaaaacaaattttactAAGACAGTGAATTATCAATATCATATATTCAGATTTTGCTACCAGTATATGTGACAACAGGAAGAACAGAGACCAGGGAGATTTCAGGCATTTTAGAATTAGGTCTATAAAAAACACTTGTGCGTACCCTGTACTAAACATGGAACACAGCTGTGCCTTAAACTTCCCATTTGGAAGTCATTCAGCTTTCATGAAAAATCAGCACTGGACAATCTACATACCCTCTACTACTGAGTTAACCTTTCAACATGTATGTACACTGGATTTATACAGACCTTATATCCTagttcttttgtcttttcttccagCATGGCGTATTTCTCTTTGTTCCTGTTCAGATGATCTTTATCTCCAGTTCCCTCTACATGCTTCAGTTTCTGGTGTGAAATCTCTAATTGTTTCTGATAATGATGGTgtttttcaatttttgcttcaaaGTGTTTCAGCTCCTCCTAAGACAACAAATACACATAACTTCACAGGATTCTTTCCTTCACAACTTCTTTCCAAGGCTTTGCCTCTCTTTCCTTGCCAAGACATCCCTAATGCTATTTCACTAAGTCAAGCACAGAAAGCTTTTTCAGTTCCCTGCTTCTTAAGAATGTCTGGACAATACATTACCACACAGACACCAATTTTGAAGGCAGGTGCTGAAAACATCCCACTGCAGAGTCCTCAAAAGGAGGCTGCTGATGGCTGTGAGGTGCTATGAGATAATAGCAGTGAATACCAAATAGAAGTTTATACATAAGAACAGTGGACTGGGTGGAGGGAGACAGACAATTTTTAAGAGAAGcctcttttaaaaatcaggtcCTGGATTTGCTATTTTCTGCTCAGACTTAAATGTTTTCTGGGTTTGCAGTCTGCTATGATTTATCTGAAATAGGATGAATTAattaacaaacaaaaagccctctTAGTTTGTCCCAAAGACAGTGGCCAGACTGACTGTGGTGTTCAGGGACATATCGGAGACAGTCCTCAGATAACCTGGTATACTGCAAGGGGGACCAGAGAATGAGTAATGTCTCTATGCACCAAAGCATGCTCTTGTTTTGCTACTTCAAGGCAGTAAATTTAGATTCTCTGTGTCTTAGGACACCTCCTCTGTGAAAAGAGTATGAACACTTTAAACTGTTATGCCACTTATGGCAGCAGTTCTATGCGTTACATGCAGAAAAACTCAGACAAACCCTACAGTGAAATCCCCGTTTGACAGAGCTCACCTAATTTTGGTCACTGATGTGTTTCAGTCCTGATGGCTGACAATATTCCTCTCATttgaagacaattaaaaaaaaaaaaaaagtaaaaatctatCGTACTAATAGATCTTCTTGAGCTTTTGAAGCAAAGGGCTTTTGTTTTTGACATTTATGACAAGGAAATAGTTTCCTTTTGCTGTAGAACATTCCAGTCTGTCTTACATACTCCATTCAGGACCTCAGTTTGGGGTTTTACTGCTCTGAGAAATCATTTTAGCTGCTCCTCTCAGATGATGTACCAGCAGAGCAGCACTTGTACCTCTCATTATTAAACCCTTTTGAAGGCTGGTACTGTGGCCAGTCAGGAGAAGACAACTTCAGCTGCTCAAACAAGGCTGAATGGAATCTGCACATGATTTCTTTAATTCTGCTTTCATGGACTTTTTAAATAGTCAGATATTTCACTATGATTCTTACTGGCTTTCTTTTGTTGGGATATCCCAACATTCACAGTAACAAGACAGGTTTGCTCTGGTTCTGGTGAAGAGGGTTTGCATGAATGAAGATTTCTACTAAGACAGTACAATAAGCAGGTATGTGTTCTTGCTTATGGAACTGGGATCTTCTTTTTCACTGCAGCAGATACGAAGGCCAAATTTACCTCTCATGCAATTGTACAGTCCTGACGAAAATGTCCCACTGAGGTCAGCAGAAGCCTTGCTGCAGACTTCAGCAGGCTTTCCTCTGACAGTCTTAAAAGCAGGGCCACTGAAATCAGTGTAATTAAAACACTTGCTTTGTAAGAGAATCAGGATGCATATGAGTTAAAAGAAATCAGATGGGTCTTTGATATCTAAGAGACAGATTTCAACCCCTGTCCCAGGCAGTTAAAACTGTCTCATTACCTTATCCGGAAAAGAAGGTCAAGGTGTCCCTAGCCATGTCTTGGAGGGTAAGACAACATTGTAAGTACATGGAACTCCGTGAAGAAGCCCTAAAGAGTTACTTCTCCAGGCTACCAATCAAAATTATTCTGATAAACACGCAGTCAGATGAAAAAACCACCTGTTTTTTCAACTCAATTTGAATTAAATAAAACCCCACAGGAATTAATTTCTATAATATTTCCTTGAAAAGTGGTCTTTATCATGGTACTTTTGGGTCATTTCAACACAGCTCCAACACAGGAAGTTAGCAATGCAAGAGGTGGCCATGAGAGGGAAATTGTTGGGTATATAGAGTGCACTGCTTCCCAAAGAAGTAATTACATTAAGACATTGGGTAAGAGACAGAAATCTGGTGCACTGGAAACAAACAAGTAGGGCCTGATTTTTCAAAGATGCAACACTTATTTTCACAGGAACCAGAATTTTCATTTTGCCCATGCATATATGACCATTTACATATATGtttatgtatttgaaatattaagaaagaagCATGGCTCTTTTTTATGGTATCTGAAGAGCAATATAGAAGTGGCTGCACTCAGAGTAACATTGAGTGTTTCTTTATGTGGGGAAGTATCTTTCCGTAAGAGATCTAACTGGAATTCTACTTACCCGAAAAGATTCAAGCTCCTTCTCAGTAAAATTTGCCGATTTGGCCATGTCCCACAAATCAATCACTCTTGGTTCTTCAAATTCTAAACAAACACATACCACTAAATGAAAATCTGGACACAATGCTTTTATGTCCACCTTCTGTAAGAGATGAGTGTAGtttctcacacacatacacacagcaCTGCATTACTAATAGGTCTATTTAgatgaaaagggggaaaaatccaAGTACTTAACTTAAAACTATAGTATTGCTGTagcaagtattttttaaaaagtaaaaaaaacccctaggaACTGAATAATGGCTCTGCTTGCCCTACATGTTGTCTCAGTTACCTGCCCTCCTGGGCTGAAGGCATAATACCCCTTCTCACGTGGGCACGGAAGACAGAACTATTCTCTTTACAGGTTGTCCCTATTCTTTAATTCGGCTTCTAGTGTTGGCTTCTAAATAGAACAGGCTGGCTTATCTCTTCAGCCCATTGTGGTTACACCACGTACTGTGATACCATGACTACATCTTATTACTTGCccactgatttttaattttttaaaaatgagattaatCCCAAATAAGCATAAAACCCACTGTATCATACCACTGGTTGCGTCATATCCCTGGTGACTGACTTTACGCAAACGCTCAAACCCCTGATTGATGCTTCTTAGCTTGTCTTTGAGTTCTCTGTGTTTGTTGTGCAAGATTTCCTCTTTCACCAGGTTCTCTTCAGATGGGTTGATAACATTTTTGTGGATATCTGTTGAAGAAAGAAAGTGTTATTGATTGTGAGCCAAACTGTGATAGGTCAAAAGCTCCAGAAATCCCCCAAATCTGAAGTGGATAAAAGATGATAAGTTCTTAGCATTTGAGCTGAGTGTAAAGCATCAACACCACACTCCAAGAAGCGGTAATTCCTTTTGCAGGTCAATATTAAGATCAAAGCCCCTCAGTGCTCTGGTGGGTGATAttacagaaatgccttttaaCTCCTATTGGCCACCAGCCAAAATTTTAGTAAGGAAATGTTCTTATTTTCCTAGATGGGCAATATCCCAAGGAAATGGGATAAGGATGGTTGATGAGTCCtgttccctcttccctgggcatTTCACGAACCAATGAGCACATCTGATGTTGAAATGTCTTCCAGCAGCTTCCAGCTTGGACTCCACAATGCACATCAAACTGCCTATAAGCTTTAGAATACTTTGGCTCTAACAATTTTATCGAGGATTAGTACAGCAAGCTGGGTTCAGATCCTTGATGCTTTAATACACCTCAGGCTCAATGCCTAAGATATTCAAGTATATCCTCTTGGGCTCCCAGCTGGTGAGATAAAACATGCATGTTCTGCAGACTTTAGGACCACATTTTGCAGCAGTGGATCTATGCTTGCTGCATAATTTCCAGTAAACTACTATGGCCATCATTGCTAATCTGATGGTATCTTCCCTGCATGAAGTGCAGGCAGAATCAGAAAACTGAAATGGCAACATTTTCATTAGCTGGCAAGATTTTTGGCAGCTAACGCAGAACTAAACCCAGCAATTATCTGGAAATGTCAGCATCTGCAAGCAGTTCTGACAGAAATGTCAGACTTTGGGAGTTTCAAAGAAACTTGGAAACAATGGAGGCAATGGGCAGAGAAAAGAGTTGTACTGATCTCAAAAACATCAGATAAATGATCAAGCACCTTCTGTTCTGCTCACAGTCTCCAGCAGAATATTGTATTCACGAATCTTTTCTTTGTGATGCTTAAATTCTCGCCAAAGCTTATCCAACTCCTCATCAGAGAACTTCCCAGAGGTCTTGGCCTGAAAGAAACATGAGCTCATTTTGCTTTCCAGGCCAAGTGCTTTTAAGTGTACTCAACTGCCAAAACTTCTTCCCACTTCCCACCacatttagaaaattattaagTCCAGCTTTTCCTTaagatcttttgttttaaatccctTTATATTAGTGTGAGGTCAGGATTTAGACATCGATGAATATGGTGGCTTTAATCATGTCAAAAGAAAGTTTGCTTCAGGCTTATAAAGCTAGACTTGCTATGGACTACCCAGTAAAAAGTGTCCGTCGTTTCTATTCCACAGGAAACAATTTAATACAGAAATAAGGGCCATGGGCTCCATATGAACTGTAAGGGGACTGTTTGCATGAGGGATGCAGCCTGATATTAAGCACAGTCTTTACTTAATCTTACTCTACCGGCAAGTGAAGATTTTATCACTTCCATGCATTTGCTCTGCAGTGATCTGTTTCCCACTGGACTGCTTTTTAGCAATTAGGGAATCACTGGTCAGACAGCTGGAGCACTACCCACCCCACAAATCTGGTGACTTATTTGCTGCAATGTATGATCAAAAGTGAATGTTTTTGATACCTATTCAGCCCCATCTCTTTTTTTGCTTAGGGAATATTTCTATCTAATGCACTTTACTGTTCCCCAAAGCACATAACATCATGTCCCTTGCCAGAGCTCTAACATTTTACAttacagtaacattttaaaatccagcatttttttttctctgctttactACCACTACACTAGACTGACTTAAGAATTCTTTGCTTTACCTGACTACTTGTTTCTTAAAacttgaattatttcatttttgaagATTATGACTTTGCCAGTTTTAACCACCCAGACTGACAGTATTCACTCGAATACCATGCTGGGAAAGTCCTTATTTAACACCCCCCACTACACATTTCACTTTTAAGCATTCTATGAAATGGTTCtattttaaatgcatctttttaaaaGAGTCCAGAAACAACACTAAGAAAACCAGGAAGAACACCATAGGTATACTACCACACACTGCAATAGTCACACAAAGGGAAATCATGAGTTCAGTGAAATTTGAGGAAAAACTCTGTCTGTGGACCCAGGATCTTATCCTCTGTGCAGACTGATGCAGGTGTGTTCTTTGGCGAAGAGAACCTGCCACACCTGATGACGTGGATGCAGATGGGATGTCCTCAGGGCACAAAGATGTGAGTTACAGAGCACAGCAGCTTGGCAGTATTTAAAAGCAGAGTAGTAAAGTTATTCAGTTCCAAGTCGAGGAGCTATCAGAAGACACAGACAATAGTTCAGTGAATAAACACTGATTTCCTACACTCCAGTTCCTGGAAACCTTGCTCACCTtgctccataatttttccagtcTTGGATCATCTAGTGTATCACTTTCTGTACCGTCTTTAATGTAGTTGGTATCAACTAGTTGAGAGTCCTTCTTTCCATTCATTCCATATTTAGTCATAATGACTGCAAGGGAATAGAAGATACAGAAACATTAGATCCATCTATGGATGTATGAAAGATGAGAGACTGGCTACATCCCTGATTTGCAGAGCTGGATTTTGCAGCTCATAGTGGAAAAGCTAACAGTTTAGGATGCAGAGGTCCCAGGTTTAATGACCTCTTCTGAAAATATCAGGAGCAAAGCAATCTGTTAGCCTCCTGCAGCTCCCTACTGACCTCCAAAGAACTTGTGTGTGCTCAGTGTCTGGAAAGACAACCTGTTATTTAATGGTTCAAATACAAATACAGGTGTCTAAGCATACGTCTGATGCAAAGTTTAAACTCCTTCTGCAAAGATATCTTACCATTTAAGTTGCGTCTGAGTTTGGcttctttctctccatcttcaTCTAGCCCTTCAGCCTTCAGTTTTTTCCAGCTTAGCTCAtccttttcttgtatttttagatCACTGTGCAACTCCGCCAGTTTCACAGCAGAGAGATGAAGCTAACAAGAACAGAGCAAGGTTTGTATTCAGTTATGTGGAGTCATCTCTTGCTGCAGTGTTACCTCAGAAGCCAGTATAGATGTGCAGCCAGTATAgcacaggttttttttgttttactctaaTGCTATGTATCCACCTGAATTTAAGGGCCTTAAGGTATGAGCCACTGCATACGTAACCCCTCTTGCCTATGAACACGGCTATGCCCCCAGCATACTAGTGTTAACAGAGCGATCACACAGCCTTCTCTCTCAGCTCTTCAGCTACTTGGATAACAGCAAAATTACGTAAGTGTTAAAAACTTGTATCTTTCTTTGCTGTTCCTTCAAGTAATATTGAAATGGCATTTTTCCTCCACTTTTAACGGGACCACCTTCTGAAAATGATTCTACCTTAAAAATATCCAGTACCAATAcagagaatgtaaaaaaaaaaaaaattgattaaatcAATTCAGTCTCACTAATTAACAAAAGGCAGTAACAACCAAATTTCTCAAACAACATGCCATTGCTACCACATGTGCTTTCTTGTGGACCACCTTCTAACCATATAGTTAGTGAGTTGGTAAACTTTATTTGTCAGTGTGGTTTTGTAGACTACCAGGACACTGAGGATGGCCTGGCAAGTCAAAGAGCCACTTTATCAGCAATTTTTACTATGATCAAGGTGCAAAATTTTCTAAGATCACGTGTTAACATGGTTTATGTGCATTAAAAACATATAAACCCTAGAGGTATTTCTGTCCCACATAACAGAACAAAAAGATAAGATATTGAGGctgaagcaatgaaaaaaaattaagatttaaatgAATGATAGATCAGCTTGAAATTTTGTGAAATATAGGGAAAACTGGAACAGGGACAATGACTAATATGCAGTTGGCTAAGCAGCACTGCTGTAAGTTCAGCTTGAACTGCTGAACTTCCACTTTAGCTATTCAGTTTAAAACAAAGAATTATAACAAATCTTATTAATGCTTCAGAacttcttttgtgtgtgtgtgtgtgcatcttaATAACAAGGTGAGGTAAGAAAAAGCCCAGAGAAGAGAGGAACTCAAAAACCATGAGCAACGTGACTTCCAATACAGTTCTACCTGACCTGTCTGAGTCCTTCTGCCTCCGACCTCTGAGCTGATAGCTCCTGGGAGCTCAGGTCCAGCTCTGAACCACCTCGGCTCATCTGTCCTAGGACAAGCTTATTTACTGGAGGGGTTATTTTGGTCATTAAAATCAGATTACAGACtacaaaaatactcattttcagtgaggaagcagtatttttaataaacacaGACTCAGaactcattatttttaaacatcagaatGAAACTGAAAAGGTTCAGCCATTCATTTGAGCTAATGCACTAAATTCCTATAGACAAGAATTCAGGAAACTGTGCACACTGTTTCTGCTTTCAGCTTAGGCTGCCCTATTAATTAGTCTTGTGCTAGtgaatagaattattttaatttttaaactaagtttttttcctttaacttgcATTTGgcttactgaaataatttaataaaatctaGAGTAGTTAGAATCACAGGTAAATATAAAATTTATAGAACACATTTTGTGGCTTTCTGAAGGACTGCTCACCCAGCTGTGTGTTGCAGTGCTGAATTGCAGTATCTATCTTTTATGTCAAAACAAAGGAGTTCcttattttcagtgctttctccACCACTTCCAAAATGACAGAAAGAGAGTTCAGCACTGGTGCACACAAATACTTCAAAGCAGGTCGAACACACAGACATAGTTTTCCTCTTATTTCAGACCTTACCCAGACATactgaaaaatcattttcaaaAACACAGGCTAGGTGTCAGTTGTACCGAGAAGTGAAATTTAGATGGTGGCAAATTTAGTTCAAGCAGGTGTTGTCTCTCTGAAATCTGGCTCACGTATACAGAATTCACTAAAGCTTAGTTCTTTACTCTGACAAAGTTaacttcattttacattttactaTCTTAATGTAGATGATGTAATGCATCTCAAATTTGAATTCCAGAAGATCCAGACATGAAAAAAGACTGTAATTCgaaaaataagaggaaactgACAATACTATCATTAAAGTTTATTTGTAGTCTCCATGTTGTTTCCTCTTCAGCTGTCAGTTCACAGCTGGAGTTTCACTATCACACACTGCCCTATCCCCCATTCCATCCTTCTCCCACTGAGGGAAGGATTATTTTTGATACTTTCTTTTGGCATGCTGGGAGGCAACGTTAGGGCAGCATtacagcaaatttattttttgacTAAACCCTGGGATGTCCTACCTCTAATTCAATAGCTCAGGCTGGGGAATGTCTATCCAAGATACAGAAAACCCAGAATCAATATTAACTATATTTCTTTGCCTGAAAGAACTAAACCTTTACCAGCCATGACCCTAACTCCACAATATTCAGGGGATAAATATGGGTATGCAGTGCACTTCTCCCCTCCTATTGGAGCTGTTCTGCTTAgctgtaattaaatattttcactgtaattaaatatttttactgtattttcacttaaatatttttttagctcAGAGTGAGAGAAACTCAAGTAGCACTGTCAAAATGAAGGCTCTCATCTGGGAATGGTGATACCCATTTGCTGGTCCTCCAGCATCTGACTACATCACCTGGTATAAATGAAGGTGACATAACCACCAAGGTGGAGGGTTTCTTACTTTCCTGCGCAGTGA includes:
- the LRPAP1 gene encoding alpha-2-macroglobulin receptor-associated protein translates to MAASRALAALGAALLLAASVQASKYSREANEGLAAAGAKRREAGEFRVVRLNQIWEKAQRLHLSAVKLAELHSDLKIQEKDELSWKKLKAEGLDEDGEKEAKLRRNLNVIMTKYGMNGKKDSQLVDTNYIKDGTESDTLDDPRLEKLWSKAKTSGKFSDEELDKLWREFKHHKEKIREYNILLETVSRTEDIHKNVINPSEENLVKEEILHNKHRELKDKLRSINQGFERLRKVSHQGYDATSEFEEPRVIDLWDMAKSANFTEKELESFREELKHFEAKIEKHHHYQKQLEISHQKLKHVEGTGDKDHLNRNKEKYAMLEEKTKELGYKVKKHLQDLSSRISQGLQHNEL